From Panicum hallii strain FIL2 chromosome 2, PHallii_v3.1, whole genome shotgun sequence, a single genomic window includes:
- the LOC112883232 gene encoding probable carboxylesterase 15 has protein sequence MSSSPTPAASAVPGSAAAPHVVEDCFGVVQLLSDGTVRRSTDYSVLPLVGGVPPDLPVEWKDIVYDDTHGLRLRMYRPTTTGGDGEKNKLPVLVYFHGGGFCLASFEVINFHAGALRLAAELPALVLSADYRLAPEHRLPAALDDAESAFSWLRAQAAASPAADPWLAESADFGRVFVSGDSAGGNISHHVSVRHGSGRLPLGPLRLAGCVMLWPYFGGEAPTPSEAASPPGEPMGTALFDQMWRLALPPGATKDHPAANPFAPGSVPLGDLGDAFPPVLVLDPDQDVLHDRVADYVARLRAAGKAVELVVFPGQGHAFFVREPCGEASDELIRVIRRFVHGG, from the coding sequence ATGTCGTCGTCGCCCACGCCGGCGGCGTCGGCCGTTCCAGGCTCGGCGGCAGCGCCGCACGTCGTCGAGGACTGCTTCGGCGTCGTGCAGCTGCTCAGCGACGGCACAGTGAGGCGGTCCACGGACTACTCGGTGCTCCCGCTTGTGGGCGGCGTGCCCCCGGACCTGCCCGTGGAGTGGAAGGACATCGTCTACGACGACACGCACGGCCTCCGGCTCCGCATGTACCGGCCCACCACCACCGGCGGGGACGGGGAGAAGAACAAGCTGCCGGTGCTTGTGTacttccacggcggcggcttctGCCTCGCCAGTTTCGAGGTGATCAACTTCCACGCCGGCGCGCTGCGGCTCGCCGCCGAGCTCCCGGCGCTCGTGCTCTCCGCCGACTACCGCCTCGCGCCCGAGCACCGCCTCCCCGCGGCGCTCGACGACGCCGAGTCCGCCTTCTCCTGGCTCCGCGCCCAGGCCGCCGCGTCCCCGGCCGCCGACCCGTGGCTCGCCGAGTCGGCCGACTTCGGCCGGGTGTTCGTCAGCGGTGACTCGGCCGGCGGCAACATCTCGCACCACGTCTCGGTGCGCCACGGCTCGGGCAGGCTCCCCCTCGGCCCCCTCCGGCTCGCCGGGTGCGTGATGCTCTGGCCCTACTTCGGCGGCGAGGCGCCGACGCCGTCCGAGGCGGCGTCCCCGCCCGGCGAGCCCATGGGCACGGCGCTGTTCGACCAGATGTGGCGCCTGGCGCTGCCGCCGGGCGCGACCAAGGACCACCCGGCCGCGAACCCGTTCGCGCCGGGGAGCGTCCCGCTCGGCGACCTCGGCGACGCCTTCCCGCCGGTGCTCGTGCTGGACCCCGACCAGGACGTGCTGCACGACCGCGTGGCGGACTACGTCGCGAGGCTGAGGGCCGCCGGCAAGGCCGTCGAGCTCGTCGTGTTCCCTGGGCAGGGGCATGCGTTCTTCGTCAGGGAGCCGTGCGGTGAGGCCTCGGACGAGCTGATCCGGGTCATTAGGCGGTTCGTGCACGGTGGTTAA
- the LOC112881977 gene encoding probable carboxylesterase 15, with protein sequence MPAVSAAACCAAATPANEVVEDLFGFLRVLSDGTILRSPAEPVFCPTTFPTSHPSVQWKEAVYDKAKNLRVRMYKPATSADGDAAENKLPVLVHFHGGGFCLGSCTWGNVNAFCLRLAADAGAVVLSAGYRLAPEHRLPAAFDDGASFMRWLREQAVNAEAEADAWLTEAADFGRVFVTGDSAGGTIAHHLAVRAGSAAAEPGETTADPVTVRGYVLMMPFFGGVRRTPSEAGCPAEAFPNLDLVDRFWRLSLPAGATRDHPASNPFGPDSPDLGSVDLRPVLVVAGGLDLIRDRTVDYAERLAAMGKTVELAEFAGKAHGFYLHEPGSEATGELIQAVVRFVDGCVAATEAAA encoded by the coding sequence ATGCCTGCCGTCTcagctgctgcctgctgcgccgccgctaCGCCGGCTAACGAAGTCGTCGAGGACCTCTTCGGCTTCCTGCGCGTCCTCAGTGACGGCACCATCCTCCGGTCGCCGGCGGAACCTGTGTTCTGCCCGACCACCTTCCCCACCAGCCACCCGTCCGTGCAGTGGAAGGAGGCCGTCTACGACAAGGCCAAGAACCTCCGCGTCCGCATGTacaagccggccacgtcagccgaCGGGGATGCCGCCGAGAACAAGCTGCCGGTGCTCGTCCacttccacggcggcggcttctGCCTCGGGTCGTGCACGTGGGGGAACGTCAACGCGTTctgcctccgcctcgccgcggACGCCGGCGCCGTCGTGCTCTCCGCGGGGTACCGCCTCGCCCCCGAGCACCGCCTCCCGGCGGCCTTCGACGACGGCGCCAGCTTCATGCGCTGGCTCCGGGAGCAGGCCGTGAacgccgaggccgaggccgacGCCTGGCTCACCGAGGCCGCCGATTTCGGCCGCGTGTTCGTCACCGGCGACTCGGCGGGCGGCACCATAGCTCACCACCTCGCGGTGCGCGCCGGCTCCGCCGCGGCAGAGCCGGGCGAGACGACGGCAGACCCCGTCACGGTCCGCGGCTACGTCCTGATGATGCCGTTCTTCGGCGGCGTCCGGCGCACCCCGTCGGAGGCCGGCTGCCCCGCGGAGGCGTTCCCGAACCTCGACCTAGTCGACCGGTTCTGGCGGCTGTCGCTGCCGGCCGGCGCCACCAGGGACCACCCGGCGTCGAACCCGTTCGGGCCGGACAGCCCGGACCTGGGCTCGGTGGACCTCCGGCCGGTCCtcgtggtggccggcggcctcGACCTGATACGCGACCGCACCGTCGACTACGCGGAGCGGCTGGCGGCGATGGGCAAGACCGTGGAGCTCGCCGAGTTCGCCGGCAAGGCCCACGGGTTCTACCTGCACGAGCCGGGGTCCGAGGCCACCGGCGAGCTGATCCAGGCCGTGGTCCGGTTCGTCGACGGCTGCGTCGCTGCGACAGAGGCTGCTGCTTAA
- the LOC112883233 gene encoding 3-oxo-5-alpha-steroid 4-dehydrogenase 1-like, with product MWPPFLYAASPLVAALTGACAAAVGFLALSEFRGGNLAYSKFVRARAAGARLLLPSRAGMLVIYAPALAAALASFAVPGAVQGARAGPLCAAVAAHFLKRVLEVLLVHRYSGSMPLGTALLISSCYLFNAVAMIYVQRLSRGLPEPAVDLLYPGVLAFAVGAAGNFYHHLLLSRLRAGAGAGGDKGYKIPRGGLFELVACPHYLFEIVAFFGFAMIAQTVYALVVAVGSAAYLAGRSSATRKWYASKFEEFPARVKALVPYVW from the coding sequence ATGTGGCCGCCGTTCCTGTACGCGGCGTCGCCGCTCGTGGCGGCCCTGACGGGGGCGTGCGCCGCCGCGGTGGGCTTCCTGGCCCTCTCCGAGTTCCGCGGCGGGAACCTGGCCTACTCCAAGTTCGTCCGCGCCAGGGCCGCCGGCGCGCGACTCCTGCTGCCGAGCCGCGCCGGGATGCTCGTGATCTACGCCccggcgctcgccgccgcgctcgcgTCCTTCGCCGTGCCGGGCGCCGTCcaaggcgcgcgcgcggggcccctctgcgccgccgtcgccgcccacTTCCTCAAACGGGTGCTCGAGGTGCTCCTCGTGCACCGGTACAGCGGGAGCATGCCGCTCGGCACGGCCCTGCTCATCTCCTCCTGCTACCTGTTCAACGCCGTGGCCATGATCTACGTGCAGCGCCTCAGCCGCGGCCTCCCGGAGCCCGCCGTCGACCTGCTCTACCCCGGCGTGCTCGCCTTCGCCGTCGGCGCCGCCGGCAACTTctaccaccacctcctcctctcgAGGCTGcgagccggcgccggcgccggcggcgacaaGGGGTACAAGATCCCGCGGGGCGGCCTGTTCGAGCTCGTCGCCTGCCCGCACTACCTCTTCGAGATCGTCGCGTTCTTCGGGTTCGCCATGATCGCGCAGACGGTGTACGCGCTCGTCGTGGCCGTCGGCTCAGCGGCGTACCTCGCCGGCCGGAGCTCCGCCACCAGGAAGTGGTACGCGTCCAAGTTCGAGGAGTTCCCGGCGAGGGTCAAAGCTCTTGTGCCGTATGTCTGGTAG
- the LOC112882798 gene encoding D-lactate dehydrogenase [cytochrome], mitochondrial translates to MAASLLRVSRPRRALLPLSSLRLPLSTQPQPTSPAPSPSSTSHGLPHFLSFLAAAAAAAAGGATVALCDPGVDHRVGGKDSTELVVEGEHRRVPQEFIEELASFLGENLTVDYDERSFHGTPQNSFHKAANVPDVVVFPSTQNEVQKIVMACNKYKIPIVPYGGATSIEGHTLAPHGGVCIDMTLMKKIKSLHVEDMDVVVEPGVGWIELNEYLKPYGLFFPLDPGPGATIGGMCATRCSGSLAVRYGTMRDNVINLQAVLPNGDVIKTGSRARKSAAGYDLARLIIGSEGTLGVITEVTLRLQKLPSHSVVAMCNFKTIKDAADVAIATMLSGIQVSRVELLDEVQIRAINMANGKNLPEVPTLMFEFIGTEAYALEQTLLVQKIASEHRGSDFVFVEEPDAKAELWKIRKEALWAGFAMEPDHEAMITDVCVPLSRLAECISTSKRLLDASPLTCLVIAHAGDGNFHTIILFDPSKEEQRKEAERLNHFMVHTALSMEGTCTGEHGVGTGKMKYLEKELGIESLRTMKRIKAALDPNNIMNPGKLIPPHVCI, encoded by the exons ATGGCTGCCTCCCTCCTCCGTGtctcccgcccccgccgcgctctcctgcccctctcctccctccgCCTCCCGCTCTCCACCCAGCCGCAGCCCACGTCCCCcgccccttccccctcctccaCCTCCCACGGCCTCCCGCACTTCCTctccttcctcgccgccgccgccgccgccgccgccgggggagCAACCGTCGCCCTCTGTGACCCCGGCGTCGACCACCG GGTCGGGGGCAAGGACAGCACGGAGCTGGTTGTGGAAGGGGAGCACCGCCGCGTGCCGCAGGAGTTCATCGAAGAGCTCGCGTCCTTCCTCGGG GAGAACCTGACGGTGGACTACGACGAGAGGAGCTTCCATGGCACGCCGCAGAACAGCTTCCACAAGGCAGCCAACGTGCCCGACGTCGTCGTGTTCCCGAG TACGCAAAATGAGGTACAGAAGATTGTGATGGCCTGTAACAAGTACAAG ATTCCAATTGTACCGTATGGTGGGGCTACCTCAATTGAGGGTCACACATTGGCACCTCATGGTGGTGTTTGCATCGACATGACCTTGATGAAG AAAATCAAATCCCTCCATGTTGAGGATATGGATGTAGTTGTTGAACCTGGAGTTGGATGGATAGAGCTGAACGAGTACCTGAAGCCATATGGCctctttttccctcttgatCCAG GGCCTGGGGCTACAATTGGAGGAATGTGTGCTACTCGCTGTTCTGGTTCATTAGCTGTGAG GTATGGAACAATGCGGGATAATGTGATTAATCTCCAG GCTGTTTTACCAAATGGTGATGTTATCAAGACAGGCTCCCGGGCCCGAAAGAGTGCAGCTGG GTATGATCTTGCTCGTTTGATAATTGGAAGCGAAGGAACTTTGGGTGTAATTACAGAAGTGACTTTACGACTTCAAAAGCTTCCATCTCATTCTGTG GTTGCAATGTGCAATTTTAAAACAATTAAGGATGCTGCTGATGTTGCTATTGCAACTATGCTTTCTGGGATACAG GTTTCAAGAGTGGAATTGTTGGATGAGGTTCAGATAAGGGCAATAAACATGGCAAATGGTAAAAACTTGCCTGAAGTGCCAACCTTGATGTTTGAATTCATAGGAACAG AAGCATATGCACTTGAACAAACTCTCTTGGTTCAAAAAATTGCTAGTGAACACCGTGGATCAGATTTTGTTTTTGTTGAGGAGCCGGATGCTAAAGCAGAATTATGGAAG ATCAGGAAGGAGGCACTTTGGGCTGGTTTTGCTATGGAACCTGATCATGAAGCTATGATAACG GATGTTTGTGTCCCTTTGTCCAGACTTGCTGAATGTATATCTACATCAAAACGGCTACTTGATGCGTCTCCATTGACTTG TCTGGTTATCGCTCATGCTGGTGATGGAAATTTCCACACAATTATCCTGTTTGATCCAAGTAAAGAAGAACAACGGAAGGAAGCAGAGAGACTAAACCATTTCATGGTCCATACAGCTCTGTCAATGGAAG GTACATGCACTGGAGAGCATGGTGTTGGCACAGGGAAAATGAAG TACCTGGAGAAGGAGTTGGGCATCGAGTCACTCCGGACCATGAAAAGGATAAAAGCCGCGCTGGATCCCAACAACATCATGAACCCGGGGAAGCTGATCCCACCTCACGTCTGCATATGA
- the LOC112882193 gene encoding probable carboxylesterase 15 has protein sequence MPSMPAISAATGAAPPPAKVVVEDIYGFLRVLDDGTVLRSAAEPAFCPTTFPDSHPSVEWKEAVYDKAKSLRVRMYRPSAAAGGNKLPVLVHFHGGGFCLGSCTWANVHAFCLRLAAEAGAVVLSAGYRLAPEHRLPAAVDDGAGFLRWLREQSANPAAGSNAWLAEAADFGRVFVTGDSAGGTIAHHLAVRAGLAAASTTKRGEPGPDVDPVTVRGYVLLMPFFGGVRRTRSEAECPAEVLLNLDLFDRFWRLSLPASATRDHPAANPFGPDSPDLAAADVRPVLVVAGGLDMMRDRAVDYAQRLAAMGKPVELAEFAGEPHGFYTLDPGSEATGELIGLVSRFVRSCCVAAPKG, from the coding sequence ATGCCAAGCATGCCGGCCATCTCAGCCGCCACCGGAGCGGCGCCTCCGCCGGCGAAGGTCGTCGTCGAGGACATCTACGGGTTCCTGCGCGTCCTCGACGACGGCACCGTGCTCCGGTCGGCGGCGGAGCCGGCGTTCTGCCCGACCACCTTCCCCGACAGCCACCCGTCCGTGGAGTGGAAGGAGGCCGTGTACGACAAGGCCAAGAGCCTCCGCGTCCGCATGTACAGGCCGTCGGCGGCAGCCGGCGGGAACAAGCTGCCGGTGCTCGTCCacttccacggcggcggcttctGCCTCGGGTCGTGCACGTGGGCCAACGTGCACGCGTTctgcctccgcctcgccgcggAGGCCGGCGCCGTCGTGCTCTCCGCGGGGTACCGCCTGGCCCCGGAGCACCGCCTCCCCGCGGCGGTCGACGACGGCGCCGGATTCCTTCGCTGGCTCCGCGAGCAGTCCGCGAACCCCGCCGCGGGCTCCAACGCCTGGCTCGCCGAGGCCGCCGACTTCGGCCGCGTGTTCGTCACCGGCGACTCGGCTGGCGGCACCATAGCGCACCACCTCGCCGTGCGCGCCGGCTTGGCCGCCGCGTCCACCACCAAGCGCGGTGAGCCCGGCCCCGACGTCGACCCGGTCACGGTCCGGGGCTACGTCCTCCTGATGCCGTTCTTCGGCGGCGTCCGCCGGACGCGGTCGGAGGCCGAGTGCCCCGCGGAGGTGCTCCTGAACCTGGACCTGTTCGACCGGTTCTGGCGGCTGTCGCTGCCGGCCAGCGCCACCAGGGACCACCCGGCGGCGAACCCGTTCGGGCCGGACAGCCCCGACCTTGCCGCGGCGGACGTCCGGCCGGTCTTGGTAGTGGCCGGCGGCCTCGACATGATGCGCGACCGCGCCGTGGACTACGCCCAGCGGCTGGCGGCGATGGGCAAGCCGGTGGAGCTCGCCGAGTTCGCCGGCGAGCCGCACGGGTTCTACACGCTGGACCCGGGGTCCGAGGCCACCGGCGAGCTGATCGGCCTCGTGAGCCGATTCGTACGCAGCTGCTGCGTCGCGGCGCCGAAAGGTTAG
- the LOC112882073 gene encoding probable carboxylesterase 15 produces the protein MASSEAAAPSAGEPAPRVVDECRGVLFVYSDGTVARRAAPGFATPVRDDGSVEWKDATFDEARGLGLRLYRPRDWERRAGRRLPVFFYYHGGGFCIGSRAWPNCQNYCLRLAADLGALVVAPDYRLAPEHRLPAAVDDGAAAVLWLAAQARGGGGDPWVAESADLARVFVSGDSAGGNIAHHLAVRFGSPAGRAELAPAAVRGYVQLMPFFGGAERTRSEAECPDDAFLNRPLNDRYWRLSLPEGATADHPVANPFGPGAPALEGVEIAPTVVVVGGRDILHDRAVDYAARLKAMGKPVEVRDFEGQQHGFFTIDPWSDASAELMRVIKRFVDSDGRFD, from the coding sequence ATGGCGTCCTCCGAGGCCGCTGCGCCGTCCGCCGGCGagcccgcgccgcgcgtggtGGACGAGTGCCGGGGCGTGCTGTTCGTGTACAGCGACGGCACcgtggcgcggcgcgcggcgccggGGTTCGCGACGCCCGTCCGCGACGACGGGTCCGTGGAGTGGAAGGACGCGACGTTCGACGAGGCGCGCGGGCTGGGGCTCCGGCTCTACCGGCCCCGGGACTGGGAGCGGCGCGCCGGGCGGAGGCTGCCGGTGTTCTTCTACTACCACGGCGGCGGGTTCTGCATCGGGTCCCGCGCCTGGCCCAACTGCCAGAACTActgcctccgcctcgccgcggACCTCGGCGCGCTCGTCGTGGCCCCGGACTACCGCCTCGCGCCCGAGCACCGCCTCCCCGCGGCCGTCGACGACGGCGCGGCCGCGGTCCTGTGGCTCGCGGCgcaggcgcggggcggcggcggcgacccgtgGGTCGCCGAATCCGCGGACCTCGCCCGCGTGTTCGTCTCGGGCGACTCCGCGGGCGGCAACATCGCGCACCACCTCGCCGTGCGGTTCGGCTCCCCGGCCGGGCGCGCGGAGCTcgcgcccgccgccgtccgcggCTACGTCCAGCTCATGCCCTTCTTCGGCGGCGCCGAGCGCACGCGGTCGGAGGCGGAGTGCCCCGACGACGCGTTCCTCAACCGGCCCCTCAACGACCGGTACTGGCGCCTGTCGCTGCCGGAGGGCGCCACGGCGGACCACCCCGTCGCGAACCCGTTCGGGCCCGGCGCGCCGGCGCTGGAGGGCGTGGAGATCGCGCCGACGGTGGTCGTGGTCGGGGGCCGCGACATCCTCCACGACCGCGCCGTGGACTACGCGGCGAGGCTCAAGGCCATGGGGAAGCCCGTGGAGGTGCGGGACTTCGAGGGGCAGCAGCACGGCTTCTTCACCATCGACCCCTGGTCCGACGCCTCCGCCGAGCTCATGCGCGTCATCAAGCGGTTCGTCGACTCGGACGGCCGGTTCGACTGA
- the LOC112883231 gene encoding probable carboxylesterase 15 has translation MSSTTSPASGVPAAEMPPPRVVEDLLGLVQLLNDGTVTRAQAPLVLPDDAPAPSADAPASVRWKDVVYDETYNLGLRVYVPSAEGKKFPVLVYFHGGGFCVGSFARPDFHAACLRLAAELPAVVLSADYRLAPEHRLPAALDDAESLFSWLRAQAAATTADPWLAESADFGRVFVSGDSAGANIAHHVAVRVGSGTLATAPARVAGCVLLYPYFGGERRTASEAACPADVFLTLPLYDQMWRLALPAGASRDHPLANPFGPDSPALPAVLPPVLVVAGDRDMLVDRIRDYVAWLNATGSKRAELAEFAGQGHGFSVFEPDGEAAGELLRVVLRRFVHGGAAAPAS, from the coding sequence ATGTCGTCAACCACCTCGCCGGCGTCCGGTGTCCCCGCCGCCGaaatgccgccgccgcgcgtcgtGGAGGACTTGCTCGGCCTCGTCCAGCTCCTCAACGACGGCACCGTCACGCGCGCCCAGGCGCCGCTCGTCCTCCCCGACGACGCGCCCGCGCCCTCGGCCGACGCGCCAGCATCGGTCCGATGGAAGGACGTCGTCTACGACGAGACCTACAACCTCGGCCTCCGCGTGTACGTTCCATCCGCCGAGGGCAAGAAGTTCCCGGTGCTCGTCTacttccacggcggcggcttctGCGTCGGCAGCTTCGCCAGGCCCGACTTTCACGCCGCGtgcctccgcctcgccgccgagcTGCCCGCCGTCGTGCTCTCCGCCGACTACCGCCTCGCCCCGGAGCACCGCCTCCCCGCGGCGCTGGACGACGCCGAGAGCCTCTTCTCCTGGCTGCGCGCCCAGGCCGCGGCTACCACCGCCGACCCGTGGCTCGCCGAGTCGGCGGACTTCGGCCGCGTGTTCGTGTCCGGCGACTCGGCCGGCGCCAACATCGCGCACCATGTGGCCGTGCGCGTCGGGTCGGGGACCCTCGCGACAGCCCCGGCGCGCGTCGCCGGGTGCGTCCTGCTCTACCCGTACTTCGGCGGCGAGCGGAGGACGGCGTCCGAGGCGGCCTGCCCGGCCGACGTGTTCCTGACGCTGCCCCTGTACGACCAGATGTGGCGCCTCGCGCTGCCGGCGGGGGCGAGCAGGGACCACCCGCTGGCGAACCCGTTCGGGCCGGACAGCCCCGCGCTCCCCGCCGTCCTCCCGCCGGTGCTCGTCGTGGCCGGCGACCGCGACATGCTGGTCGACCGGATCAGGGACTACGTGGCGTGGCTGAACGCCACGGGGAGCAAGCGCGCCGAGCTCGCCGAGTTTGCGGGGCAGGGCCACGGGTTCTCCGTCTTCGAGCCCGACGGCGAGGCCGCGGGCGAGCTGCTCCGCGTCGTGCTGCGGCGGTTCGtgcacggcggcgcggcggcgcccgccaGCTGA